In Gemmobacter sp., the sequence GCCGACAAGACGAACGAGGGGTATAACCTCAACGGCACCAAGGCCTTCATCTCGGGCGGTGGCTATTCCGACGCCTATGTCGTGATGTGCCGCACCGGAGAGGATGGGCCCAAGGGCATTTCCACCGTCATCGTGCCGAATGGTGCGGGCGGCCTGTCCTTTGGCGGGCAGGAAGACAAGATGGGCTGGCGCGCCCAGCCCACGGCCCAGGTGCAGTTCGACGATTGCCTGATCCCCCACGACAATCTGGTGGGCGAGGAGGGGCGCGGCTTTGTCTATGCCATGGTCGGGCTGGATGGCGGGCGGCTGAACATCGCCGCATCCGCCCTTGGTGGCGCGCAGGCCGCGCTGGATGCGACCGTCACCTACATGGCCGAGCGCAAGGCCTTCGGCAAAAGCATCGACCAGTTCCAGGGCCTGCAATTCCGCCTGGCCGACTGCGAGGTCAAGCTGCAATCCGCCCGCACCTTCCTGCGGCAGGCGGCATGGAAGCTGGACAACGGCACGGCGGATGCGACCAAGTTCTGCGCCATGGCCAAGATGTATGTCACCGACGTGGCATTCGACGTGGCCAACCAGTGCCTGCAACTGCATGGCGGCTACGGCTATCTGGCCGATTACGGGATCGAAAAGATCGTCCGCGACCTGCGCGTGCATCAGATCCTCGAAGGCACCAACGAGATCATGCGCGTGATCGTCGCGCGCGGCATGCTGGCCGGGAAAGCGTGACATGACCGAAGCCCCCACCATGATCGCCCGCATTCAGGGCAAGGCCGGCTGGCTGACCTTCAACCGCCCCAAGGCGCTGAACGCGCTGGACCACGACATGGCCGTGGTGCTGGAACAGGCGCTGGACGACTGGCGCGATGACCCGGCGGTGGCGCTGGTGATCATCGACGCGGCCGGCGACCGGGCGTTCTGCGCCGGCGGCGACATTGCGGCGATCTATCACGCGGGCCGCGCCGGCAACTTCAGCGCCGGGCCGGATTTCTGGCGCGACGAATACCGCATGAACGCCAGGATCAAGGAATACCCCAAGCCCATCGTCGCCTTCATGCAGGGCTTCGTCATGGGTGGCGGGGTCGGCGTCGGCGGGCTGACCAGCCACCGCATCGTCGGTGACAGCACCCAGATCGCGATGCCCGAAACCGGCATCGGCCTGATCCCCGACGTGGGCGGCACGCTGCTCTTGTCGCAGGCGCCGGGACGGTTGGGCGAGTATCTGGGCGTCACCGGCAGCC encodes:
- a CDS encoding acyl-CoA dehydrogenase family protein — translated: MDFGLSEEQQAIFDMAHAFGQEHIAPHARAWEVAGTIPRELWAKVAELGLGGIYVSEDYGGSGLSRLDATLVFEALAMACPSVGSFLSIHNMCGGMIDKFGSEAVKAEWLPGLCSMEKVFSYCLTEPGSGSDAAALRTRADKTNEGYNLNGTKAFISGGGYSDAYVVMCRTGEDGPKGISTVIVPNGAGGLSFGGQEDKMGWRAQPTAQVQFDDCLIPHDNLVGEEGRGFVYAMVGLDGGRLNIAASALGGAQAALDATVTYMAERKAFGKSIDQFQGLQFRLADCEVKLQSARTFLRQAAWKLDNGTADATKFCAMAKMYVTDVAFDVANQCLQLHGGYGYLADYGIEKIVRDLRVHQILEGTNEIMRVIVARGMLAGKA